From the Daucus carota subsp. sativus chromosome 8, DH1 v3.0, whole genome shotgun sequence genome, one window contains:
- the LOC108198832 gene encoding dirigent protein produces the protein MKTQALLLPLFFLLLVGFSAAHSRKIIQSHKPCKRLIFYFHDILYNGHNSKNATAAIVGAPAGSNMTILAGQNHFGNVVVFDDPVTLDNNLHSPPVGRAQGFYMYDKKEIFTAWLGFSMVFNSTQHRGSINFAGADPLMNKTRDISVIGGTGDFFMTRGIATLMTDAYEGEVYFRLKADIKLYECWSV, from the coding sequence ATGAAAACTCAGGCACTTCTTCTACCTctcttcttcctcctcctcgTCGGATTCTCCGCGGCTCACTCGAGAAAAATCATCCAGTCACACAAGCCTTGCAAACGTCTGATATTTTATTTCCACGACATTCTCTACAACGGCCACAACTCCAAGAACGCCACCGCAGCCATCGTAGGCGCGCCGGCAGGATCCAACATGACGATCCTGGCCGGCCAGAACCATTTCGGGAACGTCGTCGTTTTCGACGACCCCGTAACGCTGGACAACAATCTGCATTCCCCACCCGTGGGCCGAGCACAAGGGTTCTACATGTACGACAAGAAAGAGATCTTCACTGCATGGCTAGGGTTTTCGATGGTGTTCAATTCGACGCAGcatagagggagtattaatttcgCGGGAGCTGATCCGTTGATGAACAAGACGAGGGATATTTCGGTGATCGGTGGAACGGGAGATTTTTTTATGACGAGAGGGATAGCTACGTTGATGACTGATGCTTATGAAGGTGAAGTGTACTTTAGGCTTAAGGCTGATATTAAGTTGTATGAATGCTGGTCAGTTTGA